A segment of the Denticeps clupeoides chromosome 2, fDenClu1.1, whole genome shotgun sequence genome:
AGAACCCGTACCACGTTTACACGTTTATTTAATACACTGACTCCGCCGCTCCCCAGGTAACAAGCCCACAATGGCGACTATATCCTCTATTTCACTGGTATATAAAGTCCATCtttaatataaaacacattccTCTGGTCCATCTTGGTCAGAGTGGAGGAATCAcctgggttctggggttcatgGGTAAATTTATCTCCAACGTGTTACGAATGAGGCGTGATTGTGAAGGACATGCGCCCTGATTCCTTTGTGCTTTTACTTGCTCGTGTGAAAGAGGAGAAGTTTGGAGGATGGAGAAGTGGTCCACTTACCTCTATGATCAGTACGTTCTTTGTTGGCAtgaggagagaaaagagaaagagttCAGAGACACCGCAACAAGTCAACAGAGAGAACGCAGCTGTCCTCACAAAACACCACAGCCGGCGCGCCGGGTGGAACCACGGCTACATGATGTTGATGGCCCGATTCACGTTCACGCGTGAAACCTGTACGTTGGAGGGACGAAAacacagcgtgtgtgtgtgtatgtgtttgggtgtgtgtgagtgtgtgtatctgagtgagtgcgtgtgtgagtgtgtgtatgtatgtgtgtgtgtgtgagtgtgtgtatgtatgtgtgtgtgcgtgtgtgagtgtgtgtatgtgtgtgtgtgtgtgtgtgagtgtgtatgtatgtgtgtgtatctgagtgtgtgtgtgtgtgtgtgtgagtgtgtgcatgagggtgcgtgtgtgtgtgagtgtgtgtatctgagtgtgtgcgtgtgtgagtgtgtgtatgtatgtacgtgtgtgtgtgtgtgagtgtgtgtatgtgtgtgcatgagtgtgcgtgtgtgtgcgtgtgagtgtgtgtgtatgtatgtgtgtatgtgagtgtgtgtgtgtgtgtgagtgtgtgtatgtatgtgtgtgtgtgtgtgtgagtgtgtgtatgtgtgtgtgtgtgagtgtgtgtatgtgtgtgtgtgtgtgagtgtgtgtatctgagtgtgtgcgtgtgtgagtgtgtgtatgtatgtgtgtgtgtgtgtgtgtgagtgtgtgtatgtatgtgtgtgtgcgtgtgcgtgtgtgtgtgtgagtgtgtatgtagtgtgtgtgtgtgtgtgtgtgtgagtgtgtgtatgtatgtgtgtgtgtgtgtgagtgtgtgtatgtgtgtgcatgagtgtgcgtgtgtgtgcgtgtgagtgtgtgtgtgtgtgtgtatgtatgtgtgtatgtgagtgtgtgtgtgtgtgagtgtgtgtatgtatgtgtgtgtgtgtgtatgtgtgtgtgtgagtgtgtgtatgtgtgtgtgtgtgtgtgtgagtggtctgagtgtgtgcgtgtgtgtgtgtgtgtgtgtgtgtgagtggtgtgtatgtatgtttgtgtgtgtgtatgtgtgtacgtgtgtgtgtgtgtgtgtgtgtgtgtgtgagtgtgtatctgagtgtgtgcgtgtgtgagtgtgtgtatgtgtgtgtgtgtgtgagtgtgtgtagtatgtgtgtgtgcgtgtgtgtgtgtgagtgtgtgtatgtgtgtgtgttgtgtgtgtgtgtggtgtggtgtatgttgtatgtgttgtgtgtgtgttgtatgtatctggtgtgtgtgcgtgtgtgtgtgtatgtgtgtgtgtttgtgtgagtgtgtgtgtgtgtgtgtgtgtattgtgtgtgtgtaggtgtgtgtgtgagtgtgtgtggtgtgtgtgtagtgagtgtgtgtatgtgtgtgtgtgagtgtgtgtgagtgtgtgtatctgagtgtgtgtgtgtgtgagtgtgtgcatgactgtgcgtgtgtgtgcgtgtgtgtgtgagtgtgtgtaactgagtgtgtgcgtgtgtgagtgtgtgtgtgtgtgtgtgagtgtgtggtatgtatgtgtgtgtgtgtgtgtatgtatgtgtgtgtgtgtgtgtgtgtgtattggtctTTGATGCATAGATAAAGCTCACAGTTTGAATTGGATCGCGGCATTAAATCCCGGACTGGACCATCTTTTTCCGGATCTGCATGATGGGATATTATGGGATGGCCTCATGTCTGCAGTATTAAGTGATGCTGGAGGTTTCCATCCCTCCACGATGGCTGAACATCTTGCTAAACACCTAAAGATGCGGTGGTGTGAGCGGCGTGGAACCGGAGACGGTGTTCCGGTTccgtgtttgtgttgtttgcaggatGTTCAGCCCACcggttcctgctgtggacagaccCCCAGAACCCCAGCTTGCCGTATCCATCCGCCCCGCCCGCCTGCCCGCCTCCTGAGTATTTCCCCATCACATCACTTCCTTTTCGGTTAGTTTTTCTCTGATTTCCCGTTCTGTTTGTCGTTATTGGTTGAAATTCGTTTGGTTTGTAAATTCCTTCTTGTTAAATTTCTCCGTTTCGTCGTACGTAGTAGGCCGGACGGCGTAGACCGGCTCGTAGCACCGGGGATGTAAAGTGTGGACAGTTGACTGCTGGGACTTTACAGATGAATAAAAGTCCCCGGCGTAAGTGGAGCGAGACGGCGAATCGCGCGGCGGACCTGCGGGTGAAGAGTTGTGCCAGGGCTCCGTGGGGGGAATTCCAGTCATTCCGGCGCGGCTGAGGTTATCCGAGTGTATTTCGGTCGGCGGGGACATGTCTCCGGGGGCGAGGCCACCGCAGCCGACAGAGGAGCTTTCTGAACGACCCCCCGACCCCAGCGGGACACAGGGCAGGAATTGTCCAACGTttctgtacatgtgtgtgtgtcgtttacGGTGCGACCAACATCACCGCGGAACTGTACTTCCAAACTGATGATTAAACACAACAGGGAACGTCCTTCAGtagatggtggtggtggatggtcAGAACCTTCTAGAAGTTTCCAGTTTATTGCATGAGTGCACCGGAGGACATTACTTTTAATAGAAGGTGATGCAGGTGTGTTTtacaacgtctcggatgtcctGTGACCTTCCATTTGCTCGCTATATATGAGAGAAGGTAGATGTTTCCACcaggactcacacacacacacggcgctGAGCGTGTAAATCACCCCCATCAGCTCTCCTTTATTTAATCTGATCCTGGAAACGCCCCAGAGAGACATTCCTCCTCGGGGGGACGGAGGACACACCAGACAAAGTGACTCTTATGAGGGAGATACAATGACCACGGTTGTGAGAGAGGAGCCCGAAAAAACCACATGACCAAAGCGAGAGGAGCTGGCCGTCCTCGTCCGGGTCTCATGCCGTGGACACTGTGGTCCAGCCTCCTTTTTATTGACATGCTCCAAAAACTCCTTCTCACCAGGAATCATGGTGCATCATCACACCACCAAAAACCCAGACGATCAAACTGATTAGAGACGGACATCTTGGATGAGCAGATTTATAATGGTGGTACCAGTCTGCATCTGGGACACGTTGTGAAGCAGGTGGCGTACCTTCCCCCGTACCACGGACAGGTCCTCCGGTCCGATGATCTGCAGGTCTTCTGTGGACTGATCATTCTGTAGAAAGAGGAAAGGAGGGATACGGGCATCTGATAAACGCCATAAATGTCAAAAGTAAAAGGCAAACAGGAAGTTATCGCGGTGGCAGAATGCGTTACTACGCTCGCTTTTCCATTTATTACCAGATCCGGAGAACAAGAACTTGTTTATTCCCATAACTGAACCCCAGGAATATTCCTGCATCAGGAGCACAGCTCTGCTGAAAGGCAGGTGGAGAGCCACGGTGGCCCGTCTCTGCTTCTGAAGCTCTTCCATTGTGccgcagcgccacctgctgctCAACCCAGGCGGCAGAAAAGCTGAAACTGcattcttctttatttatacataTCAGAAGTACATGAtctaactgtatttttttttaattctgaaaatataaaaacacctGTTTTCCATAAAATGCCTTTAAAGACACACGGACTTAAAACCTTTCTTACAAATCTGGTTCGAAAAGatatttgcattaattttttgcattaaaatgattttaaaatctCCAACCATCCATCCAactacatgttttatattaagATTATATTGGCCTTGTCGGACTGACTGAGAGTAATAAAAACCTCCTTTTTCAAGTGGGCTAAAATGAAACTTTAATCTGAAACCACATGTAGATGAGGAAGAACCTTCAGAATGAATGTGTCCTCCAGGGTGGAGGAGCAGCACTCACCAGGTAGCTCTTCAGCCGGATGAATTCCACCCTGACCGTCTTGTGTCGGGCCGTGTTGCAGCTCACAGACTTGATGGCCTCCACCAGGTCGGCGCAGAACTTGTAGCCTCCTTTGAGGACGCACAGCGCCACGACGTGACGGTCCTCCATGTCCTCAACGATGCGCCGGGCCAGACACTCCGTCCTGCAGAACATCATGTCATTAAGCCGATTAATATTAACGAAGCCATTTCTGATTTTCTTTAATGGAACTGACTGCATGTTCTTCTGCGGTTACCGGTTGACGATGACCCCGTGAGGGATGTAGACGTTCTCCAGGTCACCACGGTAGTGTTCCGGGTAGGTGAAGAGGTCCAAGCCGTATCCTGGCCAGTCGTCTTCGATCTGGGACACACACAGAGGGTGGAACGCTCCATCTCCAGCAGAACCTGCTCGATGCGTCTCAGACTTTCATATTTACCACAATTCCCTTATCCGCCGAGTCTTTCCGGATCACTGGGAAGTCGGCCATCCTGCGATTCCGTTTGACAGAAGCCTGGATCTGAAGTTAGAAGGTGGGGCAGAAGTTAGGAAGCTGCTTCCAGGGACTGAACGGACATGGTCCAGAATGGACAACGCTCTGTTTTCATTCGCTGATGGACGGAGGGAGGGGCCACTGGAACAGGAGAGCATTGTTAGTGGACAAGCTGGTCAGATCTCCACGTGTGTGGACATCACGCCGGACTAATTTGCAGACGAAGGAGACACACTGAGCCAGAATTCAGGTCTTTATTTCGCCGTTTTGCAGAGATACAGCGTGTTTCTCGAACAGATCGGCATTACACGTCCAGCCCTGCTCTAGCTGCTGGAGATGTAGATGGTCTTGTGGCGCTCCATGACCGCAATGTCCTTTTCCAGCTGCTTCATCTCCTGCTCCAGGCGCTCCTTGCGGTTCTTCTTGGGGGCCGTATCCGTGACGACGGACAGGCCCTGGTACTGGTGGTTCAGCTCGGCCCATTTCTGCTTGAGACCCTGGTGAATGAAACAGGGAGACAGAAGAGCTGAACCCGGGCTGAGAACACGGCGCCACCTTCAGGTCAGCGAGCGAGTGTACCTGCAGGATGGCGTCCTTCTCCTCGCGGGACAGCTGCTTCATGCTGCCCTGCTCCACGTGCTCCGCCACGTAGCGGTCGAACTGCTGCTGGGCCCGCCGGGCCTCCTCCCGCCGCTGCAGGATGTAGTCGGGGGTCTGGCCGAAGTCCTGGAGAAGCCACGCGTCCGTTTTAAATGCCATTTCTCGCGCCATTCGCTTCTCTCTCACCTTTTTCTTCAGGTACTTCGGGACCAGGCCGGAGTTCTCCAGCAGGTTCTTGTGCCCGGTTTTGGTGTCGGCGTAGACCGGCTGCGGCCTGCGCGCCGTCGCAGCGATGGTCTCCATGGCGTTGGTCTTCACGAAGTCTTTTCTGGCCGAGCTGCCCGCACCAGCCGGGTCGGTGTTGACCGGCAGCGGGGCTTTTCTCGCCGTGTTGTCTGGGTATGAAAAGGGCTTTTCTGGGGGGAACAGGGACACAAAACCTCAAGAACGGCGCATTTCTAATTTCTTATTCCTAATTAATAAGGGTGTGTACTGGCCAGGATGTCACGATACTCGGCTCACGATACGGTTATATCACGGtgtattgcgatattctacagttcactctGTCTGAAAAGCCAGGCAGTATTTGAAATGACTACTTTCTTGTCTTATCTGGCTCATAGGCCAccaccccgtaatcagaaggttgccgattcgaatcccgacccgccaaggtgccactgaggtgccactgagcaaagcaccgtccccacacactgctccccgggcgcttgtcatggctgcccactgctcaccaagggtgatgggttaaatgcagaggacaaatttcactgtgtgcaccgtgtgctgtgctgctgtgtatcacatgtgacaatcacttcactttttttttttttttttaagctccaGTGTTGAAGATGCGATAATCTGGCCGCCCCTCCAAGGGCAGAAACAAGGCGACAATGACACCCGGACATCGTGGCTGAAAATCTGTTCATAATGTagacatgaaaatacatttctgcTCACTGTCGGGAAGCCGGGGCTCCTTGCTGTGCTTCAGCAGGAACTTCTCAGGAGCAGGAGCCTCCACCTTCGCTGGACCCATGGTTCTGCTCGCTGCTTTGTTCGCCTGCCGCTCCAGCTTGGTTTGTTCTCTAAACTTTGACATGtatctaaaaaaatgtaattatactcAGTACATGGTCAGCTATGGTCCTTTTTTGCTCTGGGAGACTTTAGAATGAATCAAGTTAATATTTTTTCTCCATTCGTGTCCAATGTTTGGAAATggcataaaatgaacatagattCCATTTAAAGTAATAATTTCTCATATAATAACTGATTATATCAGAAGTCGACATTATTTGAGCAGAATTGCCGGTCACCTGGGCGGTTTGTCGTCTTTCACCTCCTCTCGGGGTATGAGGTTGTAGATGCTCTCTGGAGGACACACCGTGCTGGACATATTTGATGATagatgatgacgacgatgatgatggtagAAAACAGCAGGTCTTCTGTATCGAGGTAGAGCTGGAGCTTCGGCGACTTGTTGCCTGGCAACCGAAAGCCATAAACCGGAAGTGCAGCGTTCGGACCTTTATTTTGTAAAAGTTTCGCAAATGTTTTACTAACTcggttaaaaagaaaaatggaaatcCAAGACACGTCTGCGAcgataaaatctatttttactGAAATTATTTTAGTTCCGCCCTTTCTCGGCTGCCTAAGTGCGAAAGCCGTTAACCGGAAGTGCAGCGTTCGGACCTTTATTTTGTAAAAGTCTCGCAAATGTTTTACTAACTcggttaaaaagaaaaatggaaatcCAAGACACGTCTGCGAcgataaaatctatttttactGAAATTATTTTAGTTCCGCCCTTTCTCGGCTGCCGTAGTGCATCATATAAATTATAACAAAACCGGACTTTTTATACCCGAGTAGGACACAGAGATTTGGAGGGGAGAGGTGGAGATTTGTCGCTATCTTTGTGACTCTCGCCGTGTTTCATTAGATAGTTTAGTAGTTTTGTTTGGAATTGGATtggaaaatgtaaaattcagGTCTGCATCGTTCCCCGTTTAAGGAATAGCTATAAACACCTCCTGTCATTATGCATATTTTGCacgaattaaataaaacaactgTGGAGAAAACTACAGGTCCCATAATGCTTCGCACTGAGTTCGCCGTCGACGTGGTCCTGCCGTGGACGTGGAAAGTGCTCCTGTACagatgcagctgctgcagtgtaaagacCGCGTTCGGCGAGGCGGctgaagcgctgcattatgggacctgTAGTTTCGTATCGCCGGGTCGTAATAACAGATATAAGAACTGTATAAAGGTAAAGAACCTGCCATTTTTTCACCACAAACGTATGTTTCCAAAATACTGATCCTATTACCTAAGTTTCATATTCATAAATGAGGATTCAGTGGCAAGAAACCCCA
Coding sequences within it:
- the prtfdc1a gene encoding hypoxanthine-guanine phosphoribosyltransferase isoform X1, whose amino-acid sequence is MADFPVIRKDSADKGIVIEDDWPGYGLDLFTYPEHYRGDLENVYIPHGVIVNRTECLARRIVEDMEDRHVVALCVLKGGYKFCADLVEAIKSVSCNTARHKTVRVEFIRLKSYLNDQSTEDLQIIGPEDLSVVRGKNVLIIEAIVDTGKTMRALLQHVETFQPKAVKVAGLLVKRVPNVAGILPDYVGFVIPNRFVVGYALDYNEYFRDLNHICVISEQGKLKYRL
- the prtfdc1a gene encoding phosphoribosyltransferase domain-containing protein 1 isoform X2, which gives rise to MADFPVIRKDSADKGIVIEDDWPGYGLDLFTYPEHYRGDLENVYIPHGVIVNRTECLARRIVEDMEDRHVVALCVLKGGYKFCADLVEAIKSVSCNTARHKTVRVEFIRLKSYLNDQSTEDLQIIGPEDLSVVRGKAIVDTGKTMRALLQHVETFQPKAVKVAGLLVKRVPNVAGILPDYVGFVIPNRFVVGYALDYNEYFRDLNHICVISEQGKLKYRL
- the enkur gene encoding enkurin isoform X2, with amino-acid sequence MSSTVCPPESIYNLIPREEVKDDKPPRYMSKFREQTKLERQANKAASRTMGPAKVEAPAPEKFLLKHSKEPRLPDKKPFSYPDNTARKAPLPVNTDPAGAGSSARKDFVKTNAMETIAATARRPQPVYADTKTGHKNLLENSGLVPKYLKKKDFGQTPDYILQRREEARRAQQQFDRYVAEHVEQGSMKQLSREEKDAILQVHSLADLKVAPCSQPGFSSSVSLFHSPGSQAEMGRAEPPVPGPVRRHGYGPQEEPQGAPGAGDEAAGKGHCGHGAPQDHLHLQQLEQGWTCNADLFEKHAVSLQNGEIKT
- the enkur gene encoding enkurin isoform X1, with product MSSTVCPPESIYNLIPREEVKDDKPPRYMSKFREQTKLERQANKAASRTMGPAKVEAPAPEKFLLKHSKEPRLPDKKPFSYPDNTARKAPLPVNTDPAGAGSSARKDFVKTNAMETIAATARRPQPVYADTKTGHKNLLENSGLVPKYLKKKVREKRMAREMAFKTDAWLLQDFGQTPDYILQRREEARRAQQQFDRYVAEHVEQGSMKQLSREEKDAILQVHSLADLKVAPCSQPGFSSSVSLFHSPGSQAEMGRAEPPVPGPVRRHGYGPQEEPQGAPGAGDEAAGKGHCGHGAPQDHLHLQQLEQGWTCNADLFEKHAVSLQNGEIKT
- the enkur gene encoding enkurin isoform X4; the protein is MSSTVCPPESIYNLIPREEVKDDKPPRYMSKFREQTKLERQANKAASRTMGPAKVEAPAPEKFLLKHSKEPRLPDKKPFSYPDNTARKAPLPVNTDPAGAGSSARKDFVKTNAMETIAATARRPQPVYADTKTGHKNLLENSGLVPKYLKKKDFGQTPDYILQRREEARRAQQQFDRYVAEHVEQGSMKQLSREEKDAILQGLKQKWAELNHQYQGLSVVTDTAPKKNRKERLEQEMKQLEKDIAVMERHKTIYISSS
- the enkur gene encoding enkurin isoform X3 gives rise to the protein MSSTVCPPESIYNLIPREEVKDDKPPRYMSKFREQTKLERQANKAASRTMGPAKVEAPAPEKFLLKHSKEPRLPDKKPFSYPDNTARKAPLPVNTDPAGAGSSARKDFVKTNAMETIAATARRPQPVYADTKTGHKNLLENSGLVPKYLKKKVREKRMAREMAFKTDAWLLQDFGQTPDYILQRREEARRAQQQFDRYVAEHVEQGSMKQLSREEKDAILQGLKQKWAELNHQYQGLSVVTDTAPKKNRKERLEQEMKQLEKDIAVMERHKTIYISSS